The window TCTCCTCGTTAAAAccctgtttgttttgtcattCCGTTCAAGTTCAACTTCCTGTTGTTGGATTAATTtgttgattttctttttattttctgttaaagtcTTGATGCAAATAATTATGTCAAACTTCTTGGTGAACATAATAATCATTGATATGCCACCGTATTTAAGCATGAAATATGTGCAATCAATGGACAAATATTGATCATAAAGTCCATTATATGCCCAAAATAAACTCTCTTTATAGTCAGATATCTGAAAAAAAGTCCTTTATATATAAAATGACTATCATGATATGTAAAGATGCTCTTAAATGTGCAATCAATGGACAAATATTGATCATAAAGTCCATTATATGCCCAAAATAAACTCTCTTTATAGCCCAATATCTGAAAAAAAGTCCTTTATATATAAAATCACTATCATGATATGTAAAGATGCTCTTATATGTGCAATCAATGGACAAATATTGATCATAAAGTTCATTATATACCCAAAATAAACTCTCTTTATAGTCTGATATCTGAAAAAAAGTcctttatatataaaattactatCATGATATGTAAAGATGCTCTTATATGTGCAATCAATGGACAAATATTGATCATAAAGTCCATTATATGCCCAAAATAAACTCTCTTTATAGCCCAATATCTGAAAAAAAGTCCTTTATATATAAAATCACTATCATGATATGAAAAGATGCTCTTATATGTGCAATCAATGGACAAATATTGATCATAAAGTCCATTATATACCCAAAATAAACTCTCTTTATAGCCCGATATCTGAATAGATACGAGTGAAATTGCATCTATGATCTGTGCTGTGACAGACGGGTGTGACTGTACTCAAATTCAGAGTGTTGAACAGGTCATTAACGTCACTTCTCTTCACAGGGGTCAGCGTGAATGGACCCTGTCCTGGCAGCAGCGTGTTAATGCTGAACTCTTGCTGATACTCTGCTGAAACGCGTTTGAAACGGCACACGGTCGCCCCTCAGAGGCCAATAATCAGCGCACAATGTCCATCACAAACACACCGACCAGTAATGATGCCTGTCTGAGCATCGTCCACAGTTTGATGTGCCATAGGCAGGGTGGCGAGAGCGAGACGTTTGCTAAACGGGCCATCGAGAGTCTGGTGAAGAAACTGAAGGAGAAGAAAGATGAGCTGGATTCTCTCATCACGGCCATCACCACTAACGGCGCTCATCCCAGCAAATGCGTCACCATACAGCGCACACTAGACGGACGACTGCAGGTATATGGATAGATCGTAtgtactaccagtcaaaagtttggacacacttgaggGAATTTGTGCCATGCTCTTGTGATTATGACACTGGTCCTCTCTGTGTTTAGGTGGCTGGGCGTAAAGGGTTTCCTCATGTCATTTACGCACGGTTATGGCGATGGCCAGACCTTCATAAGAACGAGTTGAAACATGTCAAGTACTGCCAGTTTGCCTTTGACCTGAAATGTGACAGCGTGTGTGTGAACCCCTACCATTACGAGCGGGTGGTGTCTCCAGGAATAGGTCAGATTCAGACTTAACTATTGTTTTTATAGTGCAAGCACAATTCGTTATCACATTTATCTGTGCTTTCTCCTAGACTTAtctggacttacactgacaagCTCTGGTGAGTGACACTTTCTCtagaaaaatacttttaattttttttttttttaaatggtttttgcCCCATGTTGAAGAGGTTTGTCTGTTGTAAAGTCAGCCTAattatttaaggaatattccgggttcaatacaagttaagctcaattgacagcatttgtgaccatgttgattatcacaaaatgtatttgaattttcaaatcgtccctcgtttatttaaaaaagcaaataacatttttaaagtgatgcatttacaatggaagtgaatgggaccagtgcataaacattaaaatacacactcttttgggggtctgggtatctcagagagtaaagacgctgactatcacacctggagtcgcgagtttgaagccagggcatgctgagtgactccagccaggtctcctaagcaaccaaattgtcccggttgctagggaaggtagagtcacatggggtaacctcctcgtggtcgctataatgtggttctcgctctcggtggggcgcgtggttagttgtgcgtgaatgccgcggagaatagcgtgaagcctccacacgcgctacgtctccacggtaacgcgctcgacaagtcacgtgataagatgcgcggattgatggtctcagacggggaggcaactgagattcgtcctccgccacccggattgaggagagtcactacgccaccacgagaacttagagcacattgggaattgggcattccaaattggggagaaaataaataaaaaaatacactttcaAAAGATGTAAAAGTTATACGTGTAAACATGACTTTTACTGATTGAAGtctctgttctacatgattttagtgcaattAAATAGCTTAAAAGGTTTACCgaagttgtaattttggatataaaTCCACACTATAAAGGTTAGCAAGCTATTTTAGctcactaaaatcattttagcaTGTatgatgtttacatcttgtggtatacttttgaaaccatttgtaatttaatttttgtgCACTGacccaattcactttcattgtgactGCCTCACTATAACCACaatatttgtttttctctataaaggagggatgaggagggacgagttgagaaaatgttattttgttgtattatgctgttgattgagtttaacttgtattgaaccctgtaatattttattttaatacacgttcctggtcttattgtgcacagttTATCTatacatgttattccaaagaacgGTAGGTGGTGGTggcggcgtagtggactaaagcacagaactggtaatcagaaggttgttggttcaatccccacagccatcaccattgtgtccttgagcaagacacttaactccaggttgctccagggggattgtccctgtaataagggcactgtaagtcgctttggataaaagcgtcagccaaatgcataaatgtaaatgtcttaatCATATAGCAAATTTTATGAACTTGTTCCACCTCTGCAACAACTTTTGGCTGACATCCCCTAGGCATCACACACTATTGTATAATGTCAACCATTAAGTTGAAGATGACCTAAaccttaatacacattcctggtcttgcACTGCAAACTCACATTTAACTTtgactccattctggtatggaacgcagacttttcaccatccaatcaattcctgatggataaaatcaggcGCATGTTGTTGAATATTTTGCTCTGAAGCCACATAACAGAAGTTTGTTGTGAATGCCATGTCATGTTGACTTTGTGTTCCTATGGTGGTTTTTAGGTCCATCAGCCCTGATGGTAAAGGATGAGTATGATTATGATGGTCAGCAGTCTCTGCCCAGCACTGAGAGTCACATGCAGACGATTCAACACCCTCCATCCAGACCGGTGACCCAAGAGTCCTTCAACACCCCAGCGATGCTGCCGGCAGCTGAGGGCAACACATCAGCCTCCACCTCTGCCTTCTCCAGTATCGCTGTGGGATCCACAAGTACGACACACTGTCCCTCCTTTATATCCTTCACAGGCCATGCTGAAAAGCTTTCCCATTTGTGGAGGTGTCCTGTTCTCCATTGGTGTTTAAcggggctgggcgatatgactgTAAACAGTGTGACGGTAGAAATTTTGCTATGCACGTATTTATGCCAGAAGATATATTTGCACGACTATCTACTGTACATTATTTACATGTAAGAATGATAAACATGGagtaatgtgaaaatacagagTGGGACATGTCCAAAACAAGATAAGGAAGAACATTAGTTTAGGCTAGTTTATGGTTGTTGAGGAACACAGTAACTTGCCccattaatatagaattaaacTGATGCGCAGTCACAGGTGTGTTTATCGGCTAGTTTACACctgctttgaatgtggctcatccaatcaaaatttaaaccccatttacacctggtattaagaagcGTCTTGGATGATCCAATCAGTCGGGCGCCACACaccgctgtttacacctggtcactttaATGCGTTTCCTGCGACCACTTGTGTtgggatttcgaggggagggtctctgtttcatgacaatttattttaaagccgcttgtaactggcaaagtttaaactcttgttttagcgcagcggttgattgacaggtgaggggtgacGCTTCGCTGCTCAGGACGGATTAGCgcttacacctcaaatgcgatccaatcacaaaatgttttagaccccgtttataCATGtcttaataccagctgtaaacatcaaacaagtcttaataccagctgtaaacgGGGTCTTAGagtcataattatgaattttataagAATAGAAACTagaatttgtaatatttatttttctatcaaataaaatggtttgcagtcttttgtttttaactccaGTGTTTcataatgtgaagctgtttttgcgCTCGTGCCAGACTtgtttgttatgaataatcttatTTTTTGCAGGGCACAACGTTAAAGATTTTTTCTGCTGGCCCGTTCGGGCCAGTAGATctgatttttacttgccctgccatcATTTTCATGCCCCACCACCAGTGTTaagtttttcacagtttttttgttttaattataattttagtcttttgatgaatatgtcctttaaaaatagtcaatatttcgtcatgtcatattcattcatttttgtcagttttactCGAAAATGACATAAATTTAGTCAATGAAAATTATATCTTtagtataaatataaacataaatgtaGCAGCAAGCGTAGtgacacctcaatccgggtggtggaggacgaatctcagttgcctctgtgtctgagaccgtcaatctgcgcattttatcacgtgacttgatgagcgcgttaccatggagacgtagcgcgtgtggaggcttcacactattctccgcagcattcacgcacaactcaccacgcgccccaccgagagtgagaaccacattatagcgaccatgaggttaccccatgtgactctaccctccctagcaaccgggctaatttggttgcttaggagacctgattggagtcactcagcacgccctggattcaaactcgcgactccaggggtgatagtcagcgtcagtactcgctgagatacccaggcccctatattttgcactgttaatatcttgcagtataatttttatcttcgtcaacagtatgctttaacaaaatcgtttaattatcgtcatgatgcaaCTTTTTCGTTTAGTTATCGTTGACTAAACCAAAAAACTTCGTCAGTGATTTCATTGACAAGATTACCACTGCCCACCACACAAAAACGATACCTTTTAGCTTTAGAAActtagttttgtttttatgtactggggaaaaaaaataaaatacttttttttttttttattaaataataactgaTGCCTCCAAGACTATCGCAAGTCATTCTCACAGTTTTGACAAAACCTCGACTATGTTAGCCGGTTAGATAATGTTATCTTGGGGAGaagtttaaatcagcagaattcacAACAGCAATGTGTAGTAAATCACAGAAATCCAAATGTTTTaattgcaaggcataaaaacaaaAGATGTAACATTTAGCGACAACCAAAtggggcaagtgacagttctgtaAACCGGCCCAAAACCCTCTCACACTGACCCCGGACCTacgggccatccttattgttgagccccaTTTTCATGTGCATCCATCAGGTTCCAAATAAATAGAGAAAAACATCAAATGAGATGAAGTTGCATTCATTTGTAAAGGATTAATTAATTGGATATTGGTTATTTGATATGTAAATTATTTTagttgaatttccagcaaaataTCTACACCATCATATATGCTGTTTCCatgataagattttggtcatatcggcCAGCCCTAATATTTAAtggtttgtatttgtgtgtgtgtgtttgtgtgcatgctcGTTTCCACCTCGTCCTCTCTCCTCAGCTCAGCCCAGTAGTGTTCTCTCAGGACCTCATAGCACTGAGGGTCTTCTGCAGATATCTTCAGGCACAGCTCAGGGCTCACAGCAGAATGGCTTCCCCCCAGGCCAGACCTCCACATACCATCACAGTAAGCCTCCACCAGCAGCTCCTGTAGAGTCTGAAAGCTTTTCAGCATCTCCTACATCATCACTCCACACCATCGTTACAATCACTGTTGCCTTTCAGATCACGAATAACAAGCCAGCGAGGAAATCACCTTTATATGTGCAGTGTAAGATGAACGTTCTCTTCTTCTGTCTATCAGATGCCACCTCCACCTGGACGAGGAACAGTAATTTTACCCCCAGCGTGCCTCACCATCAGAACGGCCATCTTCAGCATCATCCACCCATGGCCCATCCGGCACACTACTGTAAGTGTGAAACAGAAGTGTTGTCATGTTACGATTACAGATTAAATCAACATTCACACTAAAGCTCCAATCTAGAATTGTACATGGTTGAAGTGATATTAGGTGTCAACACATCGTAATCGGGGTTCCCACATAtggttcaaaagaacaattcgaTAAATCCGACgtcacggctaacttgctcacaaGTTATATATCAAACATTTAGTTTACTGTTTGATTTAGAAAAGTCAAGCCCTGCAATTATTTGCTTCCATCATTTTGCCAGATACTGATATGGTCACTGATATTTTGTGCATCGCTGCTGAAAAGCATTTGTGGTGCGTTTGTGTGGACATGAATGTCTTtgataacatttattaatttccCCCTCAGGGCCTGTACACAATGACATCGCATTTCAGCCACCGATATCCAACCATCCTGGTAAGACTTTCATCCTCGTGTGGCATGTTTCAGCTCAGTGTCTTTTGGTTTTACTCTTCTGATGATATTCTCGTCTCTGGCAGCTCCTGAGTACTGGTGCTCCATTGCTTATTTCGAGATGGATGTTCAGGTGGGTGAGACCTTTAAGGTTCCCTCATCCTGTCCAATCGTCACTGTGGACGGGTATGTGGACCCTTCTGGAGGAGATCGGTTCTGCCTCGGTCAGCTGAGTAACGTCCACAGAACAGAGGCCATTGAGAGGGCACGGTGAGCTGTCACAGTCAGTGATTACTGCAGTTAATTGATTCATTCTCTGAGATTATGTAATCTGATGTGCGTCTGTTTTCAGACTCCACATCGGTAAGGGCGTCCAGCTGGAGTGTAAGGGTGAGGGAGACGTGTGGGTTCGCTGTCTCAGCGATCACGCTGTCTTTGTCCAGAGCTACTACTTGGACCGGGAGGCCGGCCGCGCTCCTGGCGATGCTGTGCACAAGATTTACCCGAGCGCGTACATCAAGGTTAGAACAAGACGAGTGCTCAACTGATATGATGTGTGTAAAGATCAATgctggtccaaaagtctgagaccacattgaaaatctgggagtcaaaatttaatttaaaggaatattccgggttcaatacgagttaagctcaatcgacagcatttgtggaatgatgttgattaccacaaaaatatttttagactcgtccctccttttctttttgggttccagtgagacacttacaatggaagtcaatggggtcaatctgtaaacattaaaacactcactgtttcaaaagtatagacacaagacataaacaatatgtgtgttaacatgatgttactgtgataaaatcacttactaaccacatctgtttgatgttatagacaattttacaactttgttgccatgacgatgtaatgtcaaaaccctaaaacgacgaaAATTTTCTATTCAATCAACttaacagttcaaataatacatgagttttaacagtagaattaatgtaagtgcttttataaaattataagcgtcacatttctgtctccaaaaattggccccattgacttccattgtaagtgtctcactggaacacacatttgtgcttttattaaagaaaaggagggacgagtcgaaattagcTTTTGGGAT of the Myxocyprinus asiaticus isolate MX2 ecotype Aquarium Trade chromosome 42, UBuf_Myxa_2, whole genome shotgun sequence genome contains:
- the LOC127433081 gene encoding mothers against decapentaplegic homolog 4 isoform X1; the encoded protein is MSITNTPTSNDACLSIVHSLMCHRQGGESETFAKRAIESLVKKLKEKKDELDSLITAITTNGAHPSKCVTIQRTLDGRLQVAGRKGFPHVIYARLWRWPDLHKNELKHVKYCQFAFDLKCDSVCVNPYHYERVVSPGIDLSGLTLTSSGPSALMVKDEYDYDGQQSLPSTESHMQTIQHPPSRPVTQESFNTPAMLPAAEGNTSASTSAFSSIAVGSTTQPSSVLSGPHSTEGLLQISSGTAQGSQQNGFPPGQTSTYHHNATSTWTRNSNFTPSVPHHQNGHLQHHPPMAHPAHYWPVHNDIAFQPPISNHPAPEYWCSIAYFEMDVQVGETFKVPSSCPIVTVDGYVDPSGGDRFCLGQLSNVHRTEAIERARLHIGKGVQLECKGEGDVWVRCLSDHAVFVQSYYLDREAGRAPGDAVHKIYPSAYIKVFDLRQCHRQMQQQAATAQAAAAAQAAAVAGNIPGPGSVGGIAPAISLSAAAGIGVDDLRRLCILRMSFVKGWGPDYPRQSIKETPCWIEIHLHRALQLLDEVLHTMPIADPTPLD
- the LOC127433081 gene encoding mothers against decapentaplegic homolog 4 isoform X2, which gives rise to MSITNTPTSNDACLSIVHSLMCHRQGGESETFAKRAIESLVKKLKEKKDELDSLITAITTNGAHPSKCVTIQRTLDGRLQVAGRKGFPHVIYARLWRWPDLHKNELKHVKYCQFAFDLKCDSVCVNPYHYERVVSPGIDLSGLTLTSSGPSALMVKDEYDYDGQQSLPSTESHMQTIQHPPSRPVTQESFNTPAMLPAAEGNTSASTSAFSSIAVGSTNATSTWTRNSNFTPSVPHHQNGHLQHHPPMAHPAHYWPVHNDIAFQPPISNHPAPEYWCSIAYFEMDVQVGETFKVPSSCPIVTVDGYVDPSGGDRFCLGQLSNVHRTEAIERARLHIGKGVQLECKGEGDVWVRCLSDHAVFVQSYYLDREAGRAPGDAVHKIYPSAYIKVFDLRQCHRQMQQQAATAQAAAAAQAAAVAGNIPGPGSVGGIAPAISLSAAAGIGVDDLRRLCILRMSFVKGWGPDYPRQSIKETPCWIEIHLHRALQLLDEVLHTMPIADPTPLD